The genomic DNA catgtttgcattatctttaaacacctttaacttattaacaatattaactatatgtgttaaacatgcttgtattatctttaaacacctttaacttgttaacaatattaattatgtattaaacatgcttgtattatgattaaacacctttaacttgttaacaatattaactatatgtgttaaacatgcttgtattatctttaaacacctttaacttgttaacaatattaactatatgtagtaaacatgcttgtattatcattgaacacctttaacttgttaacattaactatgtgtgttaaacatgcttgtattatctttaaacacctttaacttgttaacaatattaactatatgtgttaaacatgcttgcattatcattaaacacctttaacttgttaacaaaaacatatatttcataaataagtaaataaaaattatatatatgaatgaggtagatccccacgacttgatcaattgaaaagtagctcgcctgcagaaaaagtgtgggcacccctgggctAGTACATGCACATGCACGCTAAAATCCTCGGCTGTAGTGTATAGTTGCGTTTGgttctaacttatatccgtcagtggACTCGATATGGAAGTGCCAAAAACTACAACGTCGCTGAGaagggagaagacacagtcgaagggGTCTTGGCCTGGGGGAAGACTTCGGCACGTAATTTAAGATTTATTCGTAACGCTGCTCTGCAGGTCGCTGGGTCGCCTCTGCAAACTTTCCGAAAAAAGCGTTTCTACAATGCCTCTTCTACATAATCTACACTGCTTGCTTGTTGCAATTTCAGTAACTGTATACAAATAGCATATTAACATGTGTTCGCCTCACTGCAAGTTTTAGGCTGGATTGTAAAAATTGACTGTAGGCGCTTCCGTTGCCTTAAAGGACGCTCCAAGCTTGCAAAGTAATTAATTCGTACATCATGTATGCTATACTGTATGCAGTATcattatactgtatttttttgctGCACGCTCACGTGTTTATTAGCAATTTAAAGTAAATGAGGTTTTCTGAGAAAAATATTTTCAGAAATGTactaaaaaattacaaatatacagtacaggccaaaaatttggacacacctcattcaatgcgtttcttatttttatgattatttacattgtagattgtcactaaaggcatcaaaattatgaatgaacacatgaggagttatgtacttaacaaaaaaagatgaaataactgataacatgttttatattctactttcttcaaaatagccaccctttgctcggattactttttcgcacactcttggcattttctcgacgagcttcaagagggagtcacctgaaatggttttcacttcacaggtgtgcttgaacctcatcgagagaatgccaagagtgtgcaaagcagtaatcagagcaaagggtggctattttgaagaaaccagaacataaaacctgttttcagttgtttcaccttattttgttaagtacataactccacatgtgttcgttcatagtttcgatgctttcagtgacaatctataatgtaaatagtcatgaaaataaagaaaacgcattgaatgaggaggtgtgtccaaacttttggcctttactgtataTCCATTTCATATCTAAATTTTTTGAAAAGCAAAAATTCCTACATTTGCAGGGACGTGAATACTGAATCCTGAATATGCGCGATTCACTGTACATTGACAAGCATTTTCTGCCTGTCAGAGGATAGGAAGCTCCcattaaagaacacaaatgaAGAAGTCAGCGCAGTATGTACGTACCGTCAGTAATCTCATCGGGCTTTCTCCTCTTCTCGTAGATGAGGATAATGGTGACCAGGATGATGACCTCAGCCACGATTCCAAGGAAGGGCCAGAGAGCAGCAAGCCGGCTGCGCACCCTCAGGTGGACCTTATCGGTGCTGGTGCCAAGTTCACTGGTGCCGGCGCAGATGTACTCGCCCACGTCACCCTCGATGCTCAGTTCGTTGACGGTCAGGGTGGTTTTGTTGGGGGTGCTCTTGATCTCGTACTTGTCGCTGGTGCCGTTGATAATAGGCTGCATAGGGACGACGTTGTGAGTCAAGATCAGTTAGTAGCATAGCCAGAGACACGCTTGTCTATAGTTTAAAGTTTAGACCGCTGCTTTACCACTTGGTCACCATCTTGCTCCTTGGACCAGGTCCAGTCAGTAGGCAGCGGGTAGCCGTGGCTCACACACACCATGACCCCTTTGTCCCTCTCGTTCCCATGCTCAGAGTGCTTGTAGGCTGCAACATGGGGGATGGCTGCGTGCACGAGGAGAGACGTGAGTACAGAGCACAGCAGAACATAACTGATATCCAGCTTGCACCACACTGCACTGTTAACCAGCTCATCACCACAATGTATGCTGCTGCATAGGATATTTCCATACATCAATGCAGGAATAGCCTTTTAAATCCATTAAATTAATCACATAAAATTCTTACTTTTCACTTCAATTGTTTGCTGCACCACTGGGTCACTCAGGAATACACATTCATATTTCCCACCAGAGTTGTGGGGGGTGATCTTGTCCAAACTGCAGGTGAAAAAGGGGTGACTTAATTtagcttctttcttttttttaacactggtaCAATAATCAGTTATGATGAATCACTGTCTTGACTTCACCCATCATCAGACTATTTTTCccttgggaaaaaaaaataaaaaaataataataataggtcaCCTAACATTTTGGTCGATACAGTTATTTAATTTAATAACTATAGATGGCAGACAACGTTTTTAtccctttattttatttttccaaaaattGTTCTAAGTAACGCTCAAATAAAACAACTCAGTTTACTTGTTCttattgaaaatgttttaattaaatcaatgCTATTATGCTAACATTGCTCGCCAGACAATCCGTTTACTTTTCACCAGTCTGTACCGTTACAAAGCAGGGAAGGGGATGAAAGGTCTGTTTGAATGTTGCCATAGCAGTGTGGCATTTATGGCGAGCTGGCTGCAATCTTCTCTTCTTTAGCCATCTAAAGACTGCATTTCATTCTGTACTTCCCACAGTGGGGGGATAACCTCACCAAAAAACAGTTATAATCTTCTTAAATGTAGGGATTAAAAACTAAAGATGCTAGTCTACGTAACAAAATAACTTCATAACTGTGCTTTTGCTCAGCATTTTAATTGCTTTTCCACAGTTCTTCTACCTTCTCTTGTCAAATACCAAATCAAGCACCAAGACCACGTGCAAAATTGCATGTCTGCACAGTAAGGTATTTTTCTCTACTAATTAAGAGCGGCGAGCGCCTTGGGTAATTGGCCCTTAGCTCTGCTGCTAATGCAGGCGGTGAGGCACGGTGTTGTGCAATAAACGGACATTTGTGTCAGCAGCGAGTGCATGGATACAAACGAGTCACTCACTGGTAGGTGGTGTGGTGATCAGCGGCTGTGGACTGGGTCTTCTCGATGATTTTTCCGTTGTGCGTCCAGTGTGAACCCTTGACTACCAGAGTAGTGTCGGTCAAATTGCAGCTGAGAATGGCAGAGGTCTGGTTGGTGACCTCAATGGGGTCAGTGGTGATAGTTGGGGCTTGGGGCAAGAAGGGAGTGAAAAGCATTATTCGCATAAAACTATACAAAGCTGACAGGAAAATAttacacaatatacatatatattattatgtaaTACACATGGTACAACTTATTAATTTACACATATATAAGGTGTTAATGGTCTTATAAACAACTAGAGTATAGTGAAGCTCATATTTCCAAAATTGTCTGAAAAATCTATATAAACAAGGGAAGCTGAAATAAAAAGGCACACTAATGTTCACTATGACATGGAAAGAGCGCCACACACCGATAGTGAAGCCAATAGGAAAGAAGGGGTTTGTAGAGGAAAGTTAATAGATGTGAACTAAAAGGTCACAAGGAAGAGAGATGTTGAAATTAAAACATGCACAAGACGCAAAAAGAAGGGCGGAGAAGAGTTGAATTCGAGTCACTCGGAAGAAATACCATTCAGTCATGTGATGCTTCAGTCAGAGCAACAAAACAATACTTGTAATGCTTGTTGTTGTCTAGGCTGACTGAAGTAATACGAGTCAACAAGGAAGGGAAACTACAACTGGCTGTAGTTCATCTATAAATACAGCAACTAGCTTTAGTGTTTGTACACTGCTGCACTAGCAGCCAAAGACATTAGTTTTCCTCATACAAGCAAAACTATATGCGCAGTACTGTTCAAAAGTTGAATGCCACCATGCTGTGTTGTATTTGATGGCATGTTTGTAACCAGTGATGGATCAAATGGCACAAATACCTAGTCCTTCAATGGGTGTGTCACTTTTTAATGAAAAGGGGCGTGCCGTGTTTGCCTTTATTGATCCAAACGGAACtataaaaaaagaaacattcCCTCTTGGACTTTTCTGTAAACACTCATACTTTTATGGCTATTGTGTGATCTAATTAGCATTGCTGGTAATTCATGTGCATCGGTTGATTTTGATTGTAgtattattgtcatttatcaaTGTGTTTATTCCCTTTTGCTGTAATGTTGTACATGTATCA from Entelurus aequoreus isolate RoL-2023_Sb linkage group LG27, RoL_Eaeq_v1.1, whole genome shotgun sequence includes the following:
- the bsg gene encoding basigin isoform X1; this encodes MNVLWTVGVLLLSCWRANAATAGFIKSPLSVTKLVDDSAELHCEVIGSPIPEVQWWFIEGQEPNETITQLFDGARSDRVLINATYIEHATSTIRLTGLALEDSGTYECRASNDPDRNELRKTPKIKWIRSQANIIVIETPTITTDPIEVTNQTSAILSCNLTDTTLVVKGSHWTHNGKIIEKTQSTAADHHTTYHLDKITPHNSGGKYECVFLSDPVVQQTIEVKTIPHVAAYKHSEHGNERDKGVMVCVSHGYPLPTDWTWSKEQDGDQVPIINGTSDKYEIKSTPNKTTLTVNELSIEGDVGEYICAGTSELGTSTDKVHLRVRSRLAALWPFLGIVAEVIILVTIILIYEKRRKPDEITDDDDSGSAPLKSNSTANHKDKNVRQRNSN
- the bsg gene encoding basigin isoform X2 codes for the protein MNVLWTVGVLLLSCWRANAATAGFIKSPLSVTKLVDDSAELHCEVIGSPIPEVQWWFIEGQEPNETITQLFDGARSDRVLINATYIEHATSTIRLTGLALEDSGTYECRASNDPDRNELRKTPKIKWIRSQANIIVIETPTITTDPIEVTNQTSAILSCNLTDTTLVVKGSHWTHNGKIIEKTQSTAADHHTTYHLDKITPHNSGGKYECVFLSDPVVQQTIEVKTIPHVAAYKHSEHGNERDKGVMVCVSHGYPLPTDWTWSKEQDGDQVPIINGTSDKYEIKSTPNKTTLTVNELSIEGDVGEYICAGTSELGTSTDKVHLRVRSRLAALWPFLGIVAEVIILVTIILIYEKRRKPDEITDGSAPLKSNSTANHKDKNVRQRNSN